The following proteins are co-located in the Macadamia integrifolia cultivar HAES 741 chromosome 3, SCU_Mint_v3, whole genome shotgun sequence genome:
- the LOC122073512 gene encoding glycine-rich cell wall structural protein 1.8-like, with protein MKAFLSAFLLALVLATTPLSAAVLPESTVPFEDEIKNTKGKDINKVGGGGGGGGDDGGLGGFFGPGGDSFGIPGWGNGGIRGGYGAGYGGPGGGYSKGGVIRPTVVCKERGPCYKKTVTCPAKCFTSYSRSGKNYGAGSGGGGCTIDCTKKCTAYC; from the coding sequence ATGAAAGCCTTCTTAAGCGCTTTTCTGCTGGCACTTGTTCTTGCTACCACCCCCCTCTCCGCTGCTGTTCTCCCGGAATCCACTGTACCTTTTGAAGACGAGATAAAGAACACCAAAGGCAAGGACATCAACAAGgttggaggtggtggtggtggaggaggagacGATGGAGGCTTGGGCGGTTTCTTCGGGCCAGGAGGAGACAGTTTTGGAATTCCAGGCTGGGGCAACGGTGGCATTCGAGGTGGCTACGGTGCCGGTTACGGCGGTCCTGGTGGAGGTTACTCAAAGGGCGGCGTTATACGGCCAACGGTGGTTTGCAAGGAGAGAGGTCCTTGTTACAAGAAGACGGTGACTTGTCCGGCCAAATGCTTCACCTCCTACAGCCGCTCTGGTAAGAACTATGGCGCCGGCAGTGGCGGCGGTGGTTGCACCATCGACTGCACGAAGAAGTGTACTGCTTACTGTTAA